The Arabidopsis thaliana chromosome 5, partial sequence genomic interval acaaaactaaaatttatattatttctcaTCGCAGCTGTTCTTTGAGGACAGTGTCCGAAACGTACAAGCTGGAAAACGCGTTGGTCTTTACACGGTTCTGGTACGATTATCTTAGTTTAATTAACCAAACATAATCAAgtttaattaaacaaaacaggatagtttaataatattgacTTTGGagtttgttattgttgttttcaggttgGTAAATCGACCAAAGTCAAAGGAGCGGATTACGCGTTGGAAAACATTCACAACATGAAAGAGGCGATACCGGAGTTATGGGAATCCGACAGGAAATCGTCGGATGTTGGATATTCCGGCAAGGTCGCCGTTGAGACTTCTGTTAGAGCTTAGGAGGAGTACTGTTTCGCCGTTGTACCTAATTTTCCACCActgtcattttcattttcttttttcaaatgacgtaatgtcatttttgttttttttttcgactTGTGTTTATaaaagattaataaaaaatgagaaaataatttCCATCTAGTTTGTaggagaaataaataattaaatatccTCTAGGTATCTTCTAGAATcaatcaaatataataaacatACTTTAAAAATGCATAAGAAATCAACAAGATCTCACCatacacatttttcttttttgccaCCCATAgatttctttataaaaaaattaaagatatatGCTATATACTTTTCACCATATGCTACAAAATGTTGATACGGTCGTATCTAATCTAATATAGTAATTTTGTTAAACTAATTTAAagattagatttttgttttatcgtAATAAGTCTACAATGTGATCAGTTGAAATGGCTaagtaattttatttcaagTAGTTGATACTAATATTCTTCTTCAATATTTGCTCATGAGTCATGAATCATGATggatgttgacaaaaaaaacaaagcttgtGAGTCTGTGACAGACGACAGTTCAATTATACAGTTGTTTCGGAATATGTAcagaaccaacaaaaaaagtcaataaTTTCGTAGTTTAATTATGGAAgcttttgataaaaaaaaaaacaaattatggaAGCATGTCGTTTTTGTGGCGACGAGTTCATGAAAAACGTCACGTAGTTAGATATTCAAAATGATCAATTGCCATAAATAACAGTTATGGCCCATAAGTAACAGAGATAGTAAGGGCTGGGcccaaaaattcaattaagaAATTAGTAAGAGTGTCAGTAATTTTTACCACTAAGAAGATGACATGTGTAATCACAACGACTAACCTTCAAATCAGACGGTCATCAATGCTCACACCAATCGGTCCGTTCCCATACTCTCCTTTAATGGCTTCTGAGAGATATTTaagtttagcaaaaaaatCCTAAGCTTCTACAATGGCGAATCTTCCCACCGTTCTCGTCACCGGCGCTAGTGGCAGAACAGGTAATCACTTCTTCAATTTCGTTGCCgccgattttgattttagctATCTTTCGTTCTGTTAGGGCTAGTGGTGATGTTATGGTTTATGCATGTGATGATCTGGAatgaatctttcttttgatattgtaATTGTGGTTGTTTTCATGGAATCGATAGGCCAGATTGTGTATAAGAAGCTGAAGGAGGGGTCAGACAAGTTTGTAGCAAAGGGTTTAGTTAGAAGTGCtcaaggaaaagagaaaattggaGGAGAAGCTGATGTTTTCATTGGGGATATAACAGATGCTGATAGCATTAACCCTGCGTTTCAAGGAATCGATGCGCTTGTGATTCTCACTAGTGCTGTGCCTAAAATGAAACCTGGTTTTGATCCCACTAAAGGTGGAAGACCTGAGTTCATTTTCGAAGATGGACAGTATCCTGAACAAGTAATTACCATGAACATCTATACATTTTCCTTTGAGTTTCAGCTTAAGTATTTGTTCATTCTAGTGTAACATGAATTGGTTTTGTGTAGGTTGATTGGATTGGACAGAAGAATCAAATTGATGCAGGTATGTGTACTTTCTTccatttgtcttttgtttAAGGTTAAATTGCCTAATTTGGTTGAGCTTCTATGAACAGCCAAGGTTGCTGGTGTTAAGCATATTGTCGTGGTCGGGTCAATGGGTGGTACCAATCCGGATCATCCTTTGAACAAACTGGGAAATGGGAATATACTGGTTGGTGGAAATTTCTGTGTGTTTGTCTTTCCCAAATGAGTTTAGTTTCTTACACTGCGATCAATATTTGGCTACCTAATATGTGTTCAGGTTTGGAAGAGAAAGGCTGAACAGTACCTTGCTGATTCTGGAACTCCTTACACAATTATCAGGTTAAATAAATTCTTTAGAGTGCTTCTATTACAATACCCTTTTTATATTACCACATCAAAATTCATCCCAAATTCTGTAGTTTCAAAAACTTCTAGATACATTGTGTCTTGGTAATTGGTTAAGCTTTTTATTCTGTGGATCAAGGAGTGTTATTCTCTATATTTGCGAGCCTGTTCTTACTTGTTTTCACCATACTTTTTCTGTTGATGAACTTAGAGCTGGAGGACTTCTAGATAAGGAAGGCGGTGTACGAGAGCTGCTAGTTGGTAAAGACGATGAGCTACTTCAGACAGACACGAAAACCGTCCCCAGGGCTGATGTTGCAGAAGTCTGCATTCAGGTCTACTCATctgcttttattttgttaacaaaattttcatatccTCTCCTTGGTTTATTATTTTCAGATCTTGatatttcttctttgcaaGTACAGGCATTGCTGTTCGAGGAGGCCAAGAACAAAGCTTTCGATCTCGGCTCAAAGCCAGAGGGAACCAGTACCCCAACCAAAGACTTCAAGGCTCTCTTCTCTCAAGTCACCTCTCGTTTTTAAATCATTATCTTTGTTGCCAATAAGAACATTTGGGATCAAACCTTCTAAAATAAATTCTGTAGTGTCTATTTGAAAGGATACGTTCTTTCAATTCAATGAGAATATTGGGGTTGAatgttcaaaatttaaaattttgatcatACAGTAACTTCTCCAGAGCTATTCATTGAGGTGAAACACTTATTTTCATTTAGTCTAACACATCAATCTTATAGCCAACCCctttaacaaattaaagaatctACTTTGTTAACGTTTTggaattaaaaatagaaatttcaGTTGAAAGGAGACGATGAACCCTTTAAGAGACGTCATGAAGATCGAATTAAATCTGCAGTTGAAATCGCTAGACGGGATACTTTGGATGATTCGTTATCAATTTGGTGTTATAGGAGCGTGAAGAACGAAAGAAACGAATGAGATTTGACAGGCACTCTCGAAACTCTCAGCTGGTTTTTCGTGATCAGTCTTATCAGAACAGAGACATTAGAGTTTATGATCAAAGCAAGCTCCCTCAGGGTAAGTAAATTATATGCTTTGGCACTTGTTCAAATGTTAGGTTCATTGGTTTGTTAAagtatgttttcttcttataataGGTCGGCTAGATTGTCCTGGTTTTGGTCTGGAGATAGGATTGTATGCTTCCTTGTTTATCTTGTATGTGATGTTTTTTATTGGTGCGTATGATTTTGGTCTTGAATACGACATTGAATCTGAACACTGCTGTGTATCTTACTTTGACATGGCTAGTAAGAGTGTTACTCCAAGAGCAATATCAATCTTTATTGTTCATAGCTAATTTTTACATGTCTCTCTGCTGCAGACTGATTGGGAAGGTGGATTCTTTCCATTAACGATGCACTTCAGTGAGGATTATCCGAGCAAACCTCCGAAATGCAAATTCCCACCCTAATGTCTATCCATCTGGAACTGTCTGTCTCTCTATCCTTAACGAGGATTACGTAAGTactcttctgtttctttcttttcatttctccATCAGAAAAGCCAAATGTATCCTCAAGCTCTCTTTTCTTATGTTGTATATTGACCAGCCATTACCGTGAAGCAGATTCTTGTTGGTATTCAGGATTTACTTGACACACCTAATCCCGCTGACCCTGCACAGACCGATGGTTATCATCATTTCTGTCAGGTACACTTCCAACGAAAACTCTAAACACTTTGATAGGTTATGAAACATAATAGGAAGGAACTAAGTCGAGTACATGATTTTGCATGATCCAGTTGAGTACAAGAAAAGGGTGAAGCTGCAGTCCAAGCAGTATCCTGCTCTTGTCTAAAACCTCAAAAAAGAGAACGCACCAAAACTGATGACAAGCTCTGAATATATTCTCGTCATGTGTGTCATTGTGTTTAAATGTCATTGG includes:
- a CDS encoding NAD(P)-binding Rossmann-fold superfamily protein (NAD(P)-binding Rossmann-fold superfamily protein; FUNCTIONS IN: 3-beta-hydroxy-delta5-steroid dehydrogenase activity, binding, catalytic activity; INVOLVED IN: response to abscisic acid stimulus; LOCATED IN: apoplast, plasma membrane; EXPRESSED IN: 26 plant structures; EXPRESSED DURING: 15 growth stages; CONTAINS InterPro DOMAIN/s: 3-beta hydroxysteroid dehydrogenase/isomerase (InterPro:IPR002225), NAD(P)-binding domain (InterPro:IPR016040); BEST Arabidopsis thaliana protein match is: NAD(P)-binding Rossmann-fold superfamily protein (TAIR:AT2G37660.1); Has 30201 Blast hits to 17322 proteins in 780 species: Archae - 12; Bacteria - 1396; Metazoa - 17338; Fungi - 3422; Plants - 5037; Viruses - 0; Other Eukaryotes - 2996 (source: NCBI BLink).) yields the protein MANLPTVLVTGASGRTGQIVYKKLKEGSDKFVAKGLVRSAQGKEKIGGEADVFIGDITDADSINPAFQGIDALVILTSAVPKMKPGFDPTKGGRPEFIFEDGQYPEQVDWIGQKNQIDAAKVAGVKHIVVVGSMGGTNPDHPLNKLGNGNILVWKRKAEQYLADSGTPYTIIRAGGLLDKEGGVRELLVGKDDELLQTDTKTVPRADVAEVCIQALLFEEAKNKAFDLGSKPEGTSTPTKDFKALFSQVTSRF